A genomic segment from Daphnia carinata strain CSIRO-1 chromosome 1, CSIRO_AGI_Dcar_HiC_V3, whole genome shotgun sequence encodes:
- the LOC130691837 gene encoding bromodomain-containing protein 4-like isoform X2 — translation MHAKSNFTIASVLLFYVAVGLILLDGSQCQEQTGGGLRFPNLFGGLNNPFSLSNLFRQQRQPQNQVPPPPPPPPSPAFSSNPQFSLVGGGQLSPVSGGPNHFLQVPPPVFQQPPPGQPFNAFVPNAQGAPLQQQFAQSQPIGTQFVQQQQHAGQFAGPPQQQQPHQISQPGDQNFQALPVQQQPQLTPVASGFTPSISFQPPQPFNSNNNLVPNILPIGNIPLQPHPTQIQQQFQQPPQQQQPPPQQQQQVQKAFQQPIIVPSLPGPPPAQQIAASQPTPPVLLPAQFALSSNTLQHQHHQQRHFLRQGKTISTIHRDSAASASSHSENVIDCGAGNDLGFCAATEKYPRSVVDDTMHRCHDQVNLMYAEVPEDYEALGDSHQPAGVGPGQEGNSTGKNLLPWSWSAYRKESACESELRFIQPHVAQDRLGRWRIIIQTPEFPQRVAIDVCRRVDDVCKVFTDCGRKSRCVQRYSYQPLISIDQDKRQAGQCPSMAIFRFPTSCVCHVEVDKRTQTPSKSNRRNSVAIRRP, via the exons ATGCACGCAAAAAGCAACTTCACG ATTGCGTCGGTGCTGCTGTTCTACGTGGCCGTCGGACTCATCCTGTTGGACGGTAGCCAATGCCAGGAACAAACAGGCGGGGGCCTGCGCTTTCCCAACTTATTTGGCGGACTCAACAATCCCTTTTCGCTGTCGAACCTTTTCCGCCAGCAAAGGCAGCCACAAAATCAGGTGCCGCCGCCGCCTCCTCCGCCACCATCTCCCGCCTTTTCGTCGAATCCGCAATTTAGCCTCGTAGGTGGTGGACAACTTTCACCGGTCAGCGGTGGACCCAATCATTTTCTCCAGGTGCCTCCGCCGGTCTTCCAACAGCCACCACCCGGCCAGCCTTTCAACGCTTTCGTTCCAAACGCACAAG gtgCTCCGCTACAGCAGCAATTTGCACAGTCGCAGCCGATTGGAACGCAGTtcgttcaacaacaacaacatgctGGCCAGTTCGCAGGACcgccacaacaacagcaaccgCATCAAATTTCACAGCCTGGCGATCAGAATTTTCAAGCCTTACCGGTCCAGCAACAACCGCAATTAACTCCAGTCGCTAGTGGTTTTACACCGTCCATCTCTTTCCAGCCTCCGCAGCCGTTCAATAGCAACAACAACCTGGTGCCCAACATTCTTCCGATTGGTAACATTCCCCTCCAGCCGCACCCAACTCAGATTCAACAACAATTTCAACAGCCGcctcagcaacaacaaccgc cgcctcagcagcaacaacaggttCAAAAAGCATTTCAACAGCCCATTATCGTTCCCAGTCTACCAGGTCCACCTCCGGCACAGCAAATTGCAGCGAGTCAGCCGACACCGCCAGTTCTTTTGCCTGCTCAGTTTGCCCTATCAAGTAACACGCTTCAACACCAACATCATCAACAACGTCATTTCTTGCGTCAAGGCAAGACGATTAGCACGATTCATCGAGATAGCGCAGCCAGCGCCTCTAGTCACAGTGAAAACGTGATCGACTGCGGAGCTGGTAACGATCTCGGTTTCTGCGCTGCTACGGAAAAATATCCAAG GAGTGTTGTTGACGACACGATGCATAGATGCCACGACCAAGTGAACCTCATGTATGCTGAAGTTCCCGAAGATTACGAAGCTTTAGGAGACAGCCATCAACCTGCTGGCGTAGGTCCTGGCCAAGAAGGAAACAGCACCGGCAAAAATCTATTGCCTTGGTCATGGTCGGCATACCGTAAGGAATCTGCTTGTGAATCAGAACTTCGTTTCATCCAGCCGCATGTGGCACAGGATCGTCTGGGTCGTTGGCGGATTATCATACAAACACCGGAGTTTCCTCAGCGGGTCGCCATCGATGTCTGTCGCAGGGTTGATGACGTTTGCAAAGTATTCACCGACTGTGGTCGCAAGTCGCGCTGCGTTCAACGCTATAGCTACCAACCGCTCATTTCAATTGATCAAGATAAGAGACAGGCAGGCCAGTGTCCGTCAATGGCCATTTTTCGCTTCCCAACTAGCTGCGTTTGTCACGTCGAAGTTGACAAAAGAACGCAAACACCGAGCAAATCAAACCGCCGTAATTCGGTTGCTATTCGCCGACCTTAG
- the LOC130691837 gene encoding bromodomain-containing protein 4-like isoform X1 produces MHAKSNFTIASVLLFYVAVGLILLDGSQCQEQTGGGLRFPNLFGGLNNPFSLSNLFRQQRQPQNQVPPPPPPPPSPAFSSNPQFSLVGGGQLSPVSGGPNHFLQVPPPVFQQPPPGQPFNAFVPNAQGAPLQQQFAQSQPIGTQFVQQQQHAGQFAGPPQQQQPHQISQPGDQNFQALPVQQQPQLTPVASGFTPSISFQPPQPFNSNNNLVPNILPIGNIPLQPHPTQIQQQFQQPPQQQQPPQQQQQPPQQQQPPQQQQQVQKAFQQPIIVPSLPGPPPAQQIAASQPTPPVLLPAQFALSSNTLQHQHHQQRHFLRQGKTISTIHRDSAASASSHSENVIDCGAGNDLGFCAATEKYPRSVVDDTMHRCHDQVNLMYAEVPEDYEALGDSHQPAGVGPGQEGNSTGKNLLPWSWSAYRKESACESELRFIQPHVAQDRLGRWRIIIQTPEFPQRVAIDVCRRVDDVCKVFTDCGRKSRCVQRYSYQPLISIDQDKRQAGQCPSMAIFRFPTSCVCHVEVDKRTQTPSKSNRRNSVAIRRP; encoded by the exons ATGCACGCAAAAAGCAACTTCACG ATTGCGTCGGTGCTGCTGTTCTACGTGGCCGTCGGACTCATCCTGTTGGACGGTAGCCAATGCCAGGAACAAACAGGCGGGGGCCTGCGCTTTCCCAACTTATTTGGCGGACTCAACAATCCCTTTTCGCTGTCGAACCTTTTCCGCCAGCAAAGGCAGCCACAAAATCAGGTGCCGCCGCCGCCTCCTCCGCCACCATCTCCCGCCTTTTCGTCGAATCCGCAATTTAGCCTCGTAGGTGGTGGACAACTTTCACCGGTCAGCGGTGGACCCAATCATTTTCTCCAGGTGCCTCCGCCGGTCTTCCAACAGCCACCACCCGGCCAGCCTTTCAACGCTTTCGTTCCAAACGCACAAG gtgCTCCGCTACAGCAGCAATTTGCACAGTCGCAGCCGATTGGAACGCAGTtcgttcaacaacaacaacatgctGGCCAGTTCGCAGGACcgccacaacaacagcaaccgCATCAAATTTCACAGCCTGGCGATCAGAATTTTCAAGCCTTACCGGTCCAGCAACAACCGCAATTAACTCCAGTCGCTAGTGGTTTTACACCGTCCATCTCTTTCCAGCCTCCGCAGCCGTTCAATAGCAACAACAACCTGGTGCCCAACATTCTTCCGATTGGTAACATTCCCCTCCAGCCGCACCCAACTCAGATTCAACAACAATTTCAACAGCCGcctcagcaacaacaaccgcctcaacagcaacaacaaccgcctcagcagcaacaaccgcctcagcagcaacaacaggttCAAAAAGCATTTCAACAGCCCATTATCGTTCCCAGTCTACCAGGTCCACCTCCGGCACAGCAAATTGCAGCGAGTCAGCCGACACCGCCAGTTCTTTTGCCTGCTCAGTTTGCCCTATCAAGTAACACGCTTCAACACCAACATCATCAACAACGTCATTTCTTGCGTCAAGGCAAGACGATTAGCACGATTCATCGAGATAGCGCAGCCAGCGCCTCTAGTCACAGTGAAAACGTGATCGACTGCGGAGCTGGTAACGATCTCGGTTTCTGCGCTGCTACGGAAAAATATCCAAG GAGTGTTGTTGACGACACGATGCATAGATGCCACGACCAAGTGAACCTCATGTATGCTGAAGTTCCCGAAGATTACGAAGCTTTAGGAGACAGCCATCAACCTGCTGGCGTAGGTCCTGGCCAAGAAGGAAACAGCACCGGCAAAAATCTATTGCCTTGGTCATGGTCGGCATACCGTAAGGAATCTGCTTGTGAATCAGAACTTCGTTTCATCCAGCCGCATGTGGCACAGGATCGTCTGGGTCGTTGGCGGATTATCATACAAACACCGGAGTTTCCTCAGCGGGTCGCCATCGATGTCTGTCGCAGGGTTGATGACGTTTGCAAAGTATTCACCGACTGTGGTCGCAAGTCGCGCTGCGTTCAACGCTATAGCTACCAACCGCTCATTTCAATTGATCAAGATAAGAGACAGGCAGGCCAGTGTCCGTCAATGGCCATTTTTCGCTTCCCAACTAGCTGCGTTTGTCACGTCGAAGTTGACAAAAGAACGCAAACACCGAGCAAATCAAACCGCCGTAATTCGGTTGCTATTCGCCGACCTTAG
- the LOC130691850 gene encoding uncharacterized protein LOC130691850 — protein sequence MARVISLLLCLALLASLALVDAGKKKQKGHSYPVPQKVIILQAGPSATYPWVGHCPPKGKCKHFYKVARPPFPSFLPPAPRLPYYAPAQYAPAPYSAPVYTPPAPLYSQPEPVYSQQPESAYPPQSAPVYNQQPEPVYNQQPEPVYNQQPEPVYNQQPEPVYNQQPEPVYNQQPEPAYNQQPEPAYPQQSEPVYSQPAPVYPEQNEPVYSEPAPTYSQPGPVDSALAQSPSDYSAPQSFSESVVPAYSQLETVPDLPKANFAIQEVSAPEFNYGSGSSDIGSSESQSYSEASSVPVYSGPESHAVAEIETVPVEEAAYGPTEPTGYSGSSSGEIQQEIVQYVEQPALENAQQIDNYQHQDPELAEFFNDPIFHQDAYANIAPSEAPQLDIYQQEDASFQPTDQADNYGERIRPRGGRR from the exons ATGGCAAGG GTGATATCTTTGTTGCTTTGTTTGGCGCTTTTGGCGTCCCTGGCGCTCGTCGACGCTGgcaagaagaagcaaaagggCCATTCGTATCCAGTTCCGCAAAAGGTGATCATCTTACAAGCCGGACCTAGTGCCACTTATCCGTGGGTAGGACATTGCCCACCCAAGGGTAAATGCAAGCATTTCTACAAAGTCGCCCGGCCTCCGTTTCCTTCCTTCCTGCCACCAGCTCCCCGTCTGCCTTACTACGCTCCTGCTCAATACGCTCCAGCGCCCTATTCGGCTCCAGTTTACACTCCACCGGCTCCTCTTTATTCTCAACCCGAGCCCGTTTACTCTCAACAACCCGAATCCGCCTACCCGCCTCAATCTGCGCCCGTTTACAACCAACAACCCGAACCCGTGTATAACCAGCAACCCGAACCCGTGTACAACCAGCAACCCGAACCCGTGTACAACCAACAACCCGAACCCGTATACAACCAACAACCCGAACCCGTATACAACCAACAACCCGAGCCCGCGTACAACCAACAACCCGAGCCCGCCTACCCCCAACAATCGGAGCCCGTTTATTCTCAACCAGCTCCCGTTTACCCCGAACAAAACGAACCTGTTTACTCTGAACCTGCCCCAACTTATTCGCAGCCGGGTCCAGTAGATTCCGCACTGGCCCAATCTCCTTCAGACTACTCCGCTCCGCAATCCTTTTCCGAGTCCGTCGTCCCCGCGTATTCTCAACTGGAAACTGTACCCGATCTGCCAAAAGCCAATTTCGCTATTCAAGAAGTATCCGCCCCGGAATTCAATTACGGCTCTGGATCGTCTGACATTGGTTCCAGCGAATCTCAGTCTTATTCGGAAGCCTCTTCCGTCCCTGTTTACTCCGGTCCGGAATCTCATGCTGTAGCTGAAATTGAAACGGTGCCCGTTGAAGAAGCAGCCTATGGTCCGACAGAACCAACAGGTTATTCCGGCTCATCCAGCGGCGAGATTCAACAAGAAATCGTCCAATACGTCGAGCAGCCAGCGTTGGAAAACGCCCAGCAAATCGACAATTACCAACATCAAGATCCGGAATTGGCGGAATTTTTCAATGATCCCATCTTTCATCAAGATGCCTACGCAAACATCGCTCCGTCCGAAGCGCCCCAGCTGGACATTTACCAGCAAGAGGACGCATCGTTCCAGCCAACGGATCAGGCCGACAACTACGGCGAACGGATACGGCCACGAGGAGGCCGTCGCTAA